Proteins from one Crocosphaera sp. UHCC 0190 genomic window:
- a CDS encoding calcium-translocating P-type ATPase, PMCA-type — protein MVSPDTSDRPLIDRGLTAEQVRLSRHRYGSNSLTPPQRKPWWHLYLEKFADPVIRILMIAAIIALGIGIFQNEYAEALGILMAIFLSTTLAFFNEYKANQAFELLNHVYDQTPIKVIRDGKFAQIPRQDLVVGDIVFAEQGDEVPADGELLEAVALLVDQSKITGESNPIKKLAKTSGNFDLSHNGTYPPFYVHRSTIVAQGHGVFQVTAVGDRSEIGQLAQAVISIEDGQLTPLNLQLEKLSQLIGIVGLLIASLTFFSLLLRGFWTQEINLISSQVYLLFLLIFSAIMALIPVWLPILEDGVNALNISLNFSRFLPNNSLIQWLISLGLGSLLLMGGIAVSYLGEWNIPLGTVWLPKEVGISLLNYFMVAVTIIVVAVPEGLAMSVTLSLAYSMKKMAATNNLVRRMHACETIGAATVICSDKTGTLTQNKMQVESVNFPCLNYYDIEEKKVYQNLIFESICANSTVDLERKADHIVNPIGNVTEGALLLWLEDQDIDYLTYRQNFKLQSRIPFLAENKYMATAGKSAIIDKNIIYVKGAPEIILSRCSHQLTEEGIRKLDCINSCLETIHEYQKRGMRVLGFAYHSLETEPTEEIINNLDHDLTWLGFVAITDPLRLDVKAAIQRCLSSGIEIKIVTGDSQKTAEEIARQINLYSFEEKENNPQLHLTGYEFNQLNDQEAKEVIKTLKVLSRATPLDKLRLVKLLQENGEVVAVTGDGTNDAAALKQAQVGLSMGSGTAIAKEASDMILLDDSFSSIVTAVMWGRSLYENIQRFLVFQLTINIVALGIAFLGPFIGINLPLTVTQMLWINLIMDTFAALALATEPPHQSVMNKPPRHPQDFIISSRMFKIIVGTGLIFLLFLMGFLAYLQGDGMVNAYELSVFFAVFVFLQLWNLFNTRCFGLKQWFGSGIGKNKAFLGIVAVIFLGQIAIIQWGGKVFRTVPLSLQDWLWVIMGTSVVLWIGELWRFQLRMKDLIDDETLKG, from the coding sequence ATGGTGTCTCCTGATACTAGCGATCGCCCCTTGATTGATCGGGGATTAACTGCTGAACAAGTTCGCTTGAGTCGTCACCGTTATGGTAGTAATAGTTTAACGCCTCCTCAACGAAAACCCTGGTGGCATCTTTACCTAGAAAAGTTTGCCGATCCGGTGATTCGTATTTTAATGATTGCGGCAATTATTGCTTTGGGAATTGGTATTTTTCAGAATGAATATGCTGAAGCGTTGGGAATTTTAATGGCGATTTTTTTGTCCACAACCTTAGCTTTTTTCAATGAATATAAAGCAAATCAAGCCTTTGAATTATTAAATCATGTTTACGATCAGACTCCTATTAAGGTAATTCGTGATGGTAAGTTTGCTCAAATTCCGCGTCAAGATTTAGTGGTTGGGGATATTGTTTTTGCTGAACAAGGGGATGAAGTTCCGGCGGATGGTGAATTGTTAGAAGCAGTCGCTTTATTGGTGGATCAGTCAAAAATTACAGGGGAATCTAACCCAATTAAAAAGTTAGCAAAAACCTCTGGAAATTTTGATCTTTCTCATAATGGAACTTATCCGCCTTTTTATGTTCATCGTAGCACCATTGTGGCTCAAGGTCATGGTGTTTTTCAAGTTACTGCTGTGGGTGATCGCAGTGAAATTGGGCAACTCGCACAGGCGGTTATTTCTATTGAGGATGGTCAATTAACGCCCTTAAATCTTCAATTAGAAAAGCTAAGTCAGTTAATTGGTATTGTTGGCTTATTGATTGCGAGTTTAACTTTTTTTAGTTTGTTGTTAAGGGGTTTCTGGACACAAGAGATAAATCTTATTTCCTCTCAGGTTTATTTACTATTTTTATTGATTTTTAGTGCAATTATGGCGTTAATTCCTGTCTGGTTGCCGATTCTAGAAGATGGGGTAAATGCTCTTAATATCTCTTTAAATTTTTCTCGATTTCTTCCCAATAATTCCCTTATTCAATGGCTGATAAGTTTAGGACTAGGGAGTTTATTATTGATGGGAGGTATTGCTGTTAGTTATTTGGGGGAATGGAACATCCCTTTAGGAACAGTTTGGCTTCCCAAGGAAGTTGGGATAAGTCTTCTTAATTATTTCATGGTTGCTGTGACAATTATTGTGGTTGCTGTCCCTGAAGGATTAGCCATGAGCGTCACTTTATCTTTAGCTTATAGTATGAAGAAGATGGCAGCAACCAATAATTTAGTCAGACGAATGCACGCTTGTGAAACTATTGGGGCAGCTACGGTTATTTGTTCTGATAAAACAGGCACATTAACTCAAAATAAAATGCAAGTTGAATCAGTTAATTTTCCTTGCCTTAATTATTATGATATTGAAGAAAAAAAAGTATATCAGAATCTAATTTTTGAGTCTATTTGTGCTAACAGTACCGTAGACTTAGAAAGAAAGGCAGATCATATTGTTAACCCGATTGGAAATGTTACTGAGGGGGCTTTATTATTGTGGTTAGAGGATCAAGATATTGATTATCTCACCTATCGTCAAAATTTTAAGTTACAGTCAAGAATTCCCTTTTTAGCCGAGAATAAATATATGGCAACGGCAGGTAAATCGGCAATTATTGACAAGAATATTATCTATGTAAAAGGTGCGCCTGAAATCATTTTATCTCGATGTTCTCATCAACTCACTGAAGAAGGAATAAGGAAATTAGATTGTATAAATTCCTGTTTAGAAACTATCCATGAATATCAAAAACGAGGCATGAGAGTTTTAGGATTTGCTTATCATTCTTTAGAGACTGAACCGACTGAAGAAATAATTAATAATTTAGATCATGATTTAACTTGGTTAGGATTTGTTGCTATTACCGATCCCTTACGTCTTGATGTTAAAGCAGCGATTCAACGTTGCTTAAGCTCAGGCATTGAAATCAAAATTGTGACAGGAGATAGTCAAAAAACAGCAGAAGAAATTGCCAGACAAATTAATTTATATTCCTTCGAAGAAAAAGAAAATAATCCTCAGCTTCATTTAACAGGTTATGAATTTAATCAACTGAATGATCAAGAAGCAAAAGAAGTAATTAAAACCTTAAAAGTGCTATCAAGGGCAACCCCATTAGATAAACTAAGATTGGTGAAACTCCTGCAAGAAAATGGGGAAGTTGTGGCAGTAACTGGTGATGGAACGAATGATGCAGCCGCTTTAAAACAGGCTCAAGTAGGGTTATCAATGGGTAGTGGAACAGCTATTGCCAAAGAAGCTAGTGATATGATTTTATTAGATGATTCTTTTAGTAGTATTGTCACGGCTGTGATGTGGGGACGCTCTTTATACGAAAATATTCAACGGTTTTTAGTATTTCAATTAACCATTAATATTGTGGCTTTAGGAATTGCGTTTTTGGGGCCATTTATTGGGATTAATTTACCCTTAACAGTGACACAAATGTTATGGATTAATTTAATCATGGATACGTTTGCTGCTTTAGCATTAGCAACGGAACCCCCCCATCAAAGTGTTATGAATAAGCCTCCTCGTCATCCCCAAGATTTTATTATTTCGTCGAGAATGTTCAAAATTATTGTGGGTACAGGTCTAATATTTTTGCTCTTTTTAATGGGATTTTTGGCTTATTTACAAGGGGATGGAATGGTTAATGCTTATGAATTATCTGTCTTTTTTGCAGTATTTGTCTTTTTACAACTATGGAATTTATTTAACACCCGTTGCTTCGGTTTAAAGCAATGGTTTGGGTCAGGAATAGGCAAAAATAAAGCTTTTTTAGGGATTGTTGCTGTGATTTTTCTCGGCCAAATTGCTATTATTCAATGGGGTGGTAAAGTATTTAGAACTGTCCCCCTTTCTTTACAAGATTGGCTCTGGGTTATTATGGGGACTTCTGTTGTATTATGGATAGGTGAGTTATGGCGTTTTCAACTTAGGATGAAAGATTTAATCGATGATGAAACCCTGAAGGGTTAA
- a CDS encoding Nif11-like leader peptide family natural product precursor has translation MAKEKVLEFLNEAAQNQDLKDKLQTVKNPDELTTLAQKEGFKFSSKNVDEALDELKQKPGFFSKLAEAIAEAFSPDHDNAPPAIGVQPYSGDSSK, from the coding sequence ATGGCTAAAGAGAAAGTTCTTGAATTTCTGAATGAGGCCGCCCAAAATCAAGACCTCAAAGATAAGTTACAAACTGTTAAAAATCCCGATGAGTTAACCACATTAGCTCAAAAAGAGGGCTTTAAATTTTCCTCAAAAAACGTGGATGAAGCCTTAGATGAGTTAAAGCAAAAACCAGGTTTTTTTAGTAAATTAGCGGAGGCGATCGCTGAAGCATTTAGCCCCGATCATGACAATGCTCCTCCTGCTATTGGTGTACAACCCTATAGTGGCGATTCTAGCAAATAA